GCCTTAGTCATATTGGCGTGATTGGATTATTGTTTGCAAGTTGATTGGATTTGGACTGGTCTAATGACTCTTGAGTGGAGTCACGAGTTCAAACCCAAACCACTCATCTTTTCCTTTCGTCCTATGTGGGACGAATCTCACAATACTAGTTATTAACTCAACTTCACCTTGGAAATAATGTCCAATTCAGTTAATATTAGCCTTAGTCAtactggcatgattggattcTTGCTTGTAAATTGGCTGGCAAACTGGGTAACTAGCCCAATTAAATTGCGCACCTTACATTGATTATAAGTCAATCAAGTGAAAAACACTTATAAAGTGTGTTTGGTTCTCTTTGGAGAtctagaattggaattggaaccGAATTCCAAATATGCAGTTTGGACACCATCAATGCTAGAGAATTAGAATTTAATTCGAATTCTATGGGTCTTCAATTCTACAGATTCAATTCTTTAGTAAGATCTGAGAATTACAATTCTAATTCCACAATTCACCCCCTAATCGGGTTCGTACGTGGATCCTAGATGAATTAAATTAGTAAAACGGGTCTCTCTCTCTTAGAACAGACCTACCACCATTTGTTTGCCTCTTTCTCCTCCACATCTTCCTCTTCCGCCTCCTCTGCCTCCTCCCATTGCTGACTCCTCGTCTCTCCTCATACTCATCTTCCTCCTCCGCCTTTTGCTACCATTGAACATCTACTCTCATTTACGCATGTTTAGTCTTCCTAGCGTTACACGTTGGGGGCATCCCTTGTATATAGATTCTCCATTATTGGTCTCATCGATTTGAGCGTACTTTCTTATCATTGACGCACAATACCTTGTGCTCaaatatttgtatttttttgccTTCCTTTGAAAGTGAAATGGAATACTTGTggcattaatttaaatattaatTAATTGCCTGGTTGGTTTATCATCCCATGTAAAACGTCTAGATGTTTGCATCATGGTCTTTATTTCCATAAGCATGAGCCATCATTGATTGGGTTTCTTGATGTCAACTAGTAACTATATATCCTAAATAATTTTGATGGGAAGTCATAAATTTATTCGTAGGAGTACAAGGAATGAGGAAGATGGATTCCTATATGAAGTTCTTTTACATTGTTATGTTCTATTAATTGAATtccggtaaaaaaaaaaaaaaaaaaaacaacttgaCTTTCATTGTTATTCTAATCCTAGCCCATTTGACTCGTATTTGTTTGTAGTTTTTGTTATAAGAATGTTGCTTCTACATTAGCCATAGCACCAACCATATTTTGGGTGTCTAAATATTGATCATTCTAACTAATTCAGAGACAGATGAAAGATAAATTGTAGTCCTTCTTTAACCTGATAATACACTAAAGGGTGGCTCTGCAGCGGTACATGTGCCATCTGTACAAGAATTGCATTATTTTGCTAACCTGGTCATAAAAATTGCCACCTTTCCTTTGCTAATTAATGAAACGTTAGTATactgatttagttttttttcccaattaCTGGTATGAGATTCTTGTCTTGTGCTTATGAAACATAATTATGAGATAACCTAACTAATTAtagaatttttgatatttttgatAGAATTATGAGATAGATTGGGATATTGATGATGTTAATAGTTAGCTTACCTGGATTATTTGTTTATAACGTGTTTCTAATCATGCTAACCTTCTTTCTTTCCCTATGTGTCTTTCTCATAACTAAGCTGCCTTAGTTTTCGTACATAACAGATGCAATTGTAGGTCAAGATTTCACCAATAAAGTTTTTATAGTTGACATTTTCTCATCGATTCTGGTTGTGTATAGTTACATTCATTTAAGTTGCCTATGCTGCCTTTTGATGCAAAGCATGCCTGCTCTTTGATCCTTGGTTGATGACAATCTAACATTTTTGTTCGTGTTCTTTTACCTGGAAATGTTGTCAACGTGACATTGTCCTCCATGGAACTCTGTATGATTGAGGATGTTTACCTGgagaatttattttctaaccGTAATTGCAGCAGAATGGGCAGCTTCAAAGCTTTTTGCTTTTGAGCTGTACAAGGTtgtaaagtacacacttatGTCAAACATGTATGCCTAGTCTGATGCCACTGTTAATTAGTGATTTTTAGGATCACTAAAGAAAGCTCTTTCATAGCGCCTCCAGTATAGCATACTAGTCTTAAGGTTCAAAAGTTTTGTAGCTTACTAAGGCCCATTAGCATATTGTATTATGCAGTTGCAAGAGTTAGCAGTGAAAAAAAATCAGTTATACATTTACGTCTTGTTGTAATGTTTACTGGATATGCATTTGATTGCCTGGTCTTTGCATGAATTAATAGATTATACATTATTTTTGTCCGTTACAATGCCATCTGCTACTTTGCTGATTGCGATATAGAATGATTGGTTGACCTgattagaatttttttaactttaatAACATCTCTCATTTGCTGATCTAGGCCTGCATGGTAGAAGATAATTTGCTATGCAGCATCTTCCTTGAGGTACATGATAGCAATTGTATAAGGAATGCAGAGGCAGACCACCTTACTGCCTATTTCAAAGAGCAACTAAACCAAGCTATTTTGTAGATTGAATTGGaaattgaaaagtgattgtCCACTGAAAAGAACTTGCAGGAAACGACTAACCATATGTATTTCCATTCTCTTAGAAAATGGGACTAAAAGAGCAAAATGTTTATGCTAGAttatttaaatttgtatttatttgttCTAGCTGGTAAGATCATAATTAACGATTACATAGTAGGTATTGATTTGGTGACGTGGACAAGCATTTTGTACACgtttttttggattttgcttcattttctaGGTGTAATCTTGGTAGTGAATATATTCAATGTTTTGATACTTAACATGATATAATAGTTATATAAATCTATAAAAGTTACTATAGACTACGTAATAGGGTATAaagatttttgtttttaataataaaaaaagttgTGCAAATTAGGGCAAATtgtctccttttttttcccaCAAAGTGATTgtgttaacatttttttttattattagtgaaagGAACATATCTtttcaattttaaatttaagtaattCCGATTCTCCATGAATTCTTCTCCCAATCAAACAAAGAATTTGGAATTCGAAATGAATTGCTGCTCAATTCTATGTATTTGCCAAACCAAGGAATTGCAGTATcttacaatttcaattcaattcCAATTCTATAGAATCGAATGCAGCCTCAGTATTTATGTGAGAAGTTCAGTTTATGGTCATTAAAACTGACCAGCAAATTTCAATGGCATGCAAACATTTCCTATAGGGATAAGTTTCTCATAATTTCATTGAGTTCTCCCAAGGTTTTAAAAATTGCACTTGCCTCCCTTACCGAACTGAAATGACAATAATAGCCTTAACATTTAATAAGACTCACTTGTTTGGTATGCATATAAAAAGAATGggatttataattattttttcttctcattttctcttcttattccttatttttttaaatatttttccaAGTGAAACTATGGAACTATTAACTGTTAAActagtgacttttttttttgagaatttttaaTGTGAtctaatttttatttgttaatctttttttctttttttttttttgtattataaGCAatactaactaaaacaaagtcCAAAACTGCCGTTGAAAAGCATTATGATAGTTTCACGAATCCAAAAAGCCACCAACTCTAAAAGCATTATGATGACACTTTGTTCTAATTTAGAAAGAATAAATTTGgtattgaaatatattttatcaTATTAGTAAAACTATTGTCATTATTGCTTATCAAACAATAAACTATTGTTTATTTTGGACAGAGAAAAAAGTTGCTTGGTAACTTGCTATTAATATCATATATCTTACCAAATAAACAACAAATTATTTACAACAGTCATTgtgaacaaaataaaataaaaatcctgTGAAACAAAAATTATTGCTAGTATGTAAATAACAATGGCAGCTTCAGCTTTCCCAAGTACTCATGCATCAATAGGGGATAACTCCAATCAGCAACGCTAGCATTCCATTCGTGGAAAACTAGCTTCGAGCCTGTGACGCATTGACAAAGATtaagaagaaaggaaacaagggaaaagttccaaagggaagggaaaaaaaaactttgcattGGTGAAAAAAAAACTCTGTAACGTACATAAGATAATTAAATTACCGTATTAGTTGTTAGAAATGTTACAAtcaactattaaaataaaaactgaGCCATTGTCTAGAATTTATTTGCACATGATTGAGATTTTTGGAAGTCCTAATTCATTGCTCTAATTCTGGTGTATAGTATCTTCTAACATAAAATTAACCATAATTtatccaaattttgaaaaaatttaaaataatacaaTCCTTCTTTCAAAACTTAGAAAGAAGAATCCAACTGAAATTTGCAACAGATCTTCTGTCTTACTCCCTATTCCCCTCTTTGTCTTGCtatttattatattgttatttttcttccataaatatcatatttcaattcttttttttactattaaatAACTACAAACAtaggaaaaaataaatacaatagtctcaaaaaaataaaaataaaataaaaaatacagcaaaaattcataaaaataattttttgtatgatttgattttttaaatttttaaattttttgtattgatcaattaatagttattggatctttacggaaaaaaaagaattagaaTATAAtgtttataaataaaaaatagtaatataataaaaaatgtaatagtAAGCAGAACAACGAGTGGAACAAAAGATCCATTGTGACAGAAATTGCAGAATATAATTAAGTTTGAGTGGAGTGCATCAGTGGTCAAGAGACCATTTCAAGCTTTCTTTAATatatttaaagaaaatatgaaacATGTTTAATATGTTGTATTGAATATTTttgtaaattgaagaaattaCGAAACGAATTAAACAGGATGAAAAGGGATAAGTAGAGAAAGAACTACAAGTTCAACATATTCCCTCAACTTCTCAGCCTTCcttatttttagaaaaataaaaatagatggGAAAACACCCTTTCTGATGTACTGTATGCACAGGGATAAGGTACAAATTACAATAACaaataaggaaaataaaaaagatacgACTTTCTTTAGGTCTTGAAATTAAGATGGTGGGATGCTTAGTTATGCACCCAGAATAATGTTGGTATAAGTATTTTAACACCCAGAAAACTAGTTAAACATGAATGTTCTAATTAACAATAGAAAAGGTTAATTTCACAACCTAGATGAATTCACCTTCAACTATATTTCGAGCTCGAGTCTGAGTTACGCTATTCTCATTTCCATTTTACATGTTATACTATGGTAAGTGCAAGCCTTTGTATACAAAATACCAGATAAAATGCGGGCTGATTATGGATTTAGGAATTAtcgtttgttgaaaaaaaaaaacgattATGGATTCAGGCCAATTTCAAATTGTTTTTATCAAATCAAACGTATAACCCTTCCTATTAAAATAGGAAACGCCAATACTCAGCTAACTGAACTTCAATGTGCCTATTTAGGAGGTTTTCGTTTTCTTGCAATAGTTATCATCGTAAAATCCTTGGCATCTCCAAACATTCTGTTATAACAGATGCAGCGGAACAGaagaacaaacaagaatagacaAGAACAACTTGGGGGAAATCAGCGAGACCCCCGAACAGCTCAGCGAAAGTCGAAGATCTGATTCAAGGCATCTCACCACATTCAATAAAGAAAGAAGTAAATTCATAGAAcaattaaaaatgaattttatggTTCAAGAAAGAAATTCATAGAACAATCTTTACTGGGTGTCTAGAATTTCAAGAGGATATACTAACTATTGCAAAGAAACAAATCAAATCAATTCAATGGGTGTCTAGAATTTGCAAATAAATTCAATGGATGTTTAGAATTGCTGGTGAAATTCACGTGATTGTTGGACCCATGTTCGCCAGAAAAACTCTCTCTTCTTAGGAGGATTAAGACCGAAAGCAGCAATGGAAAGTAAGGttcccctttctttctttcttttttttcctctttctctttttaATTTCATAGTTGTTTTATTAATCACCATATCTTGATTGCCATTGATTGTGTTCTTAATAATCTTGCACTTTTTAGTTAGTTTGTTGAATTTTTAGTGGAAACTGAATACTCTGACATATAAAAACTGGATAAATTTCTGTATTAGTACAGCAAAAATATGTATTTTAATTTCTCTTTTCGGCATAACTTGTACTAATTTATGTGGGTTCTGTGCTGAGGATGAATACAAGTTTAAATTGGTTCAGTTATACGTGCTTGGGCAAGAGCCATATTATAATTCGCCGTATTAATACactaaaacctttttttttggctgtATGACTTTTACAAATGTACGTGGGTTCTGCATAAGGGATTGATGCAAGTATATAATTGTTTATATAGCTGAAGTAAATGGTATCAATGTAGGCCATGAGAGTCAAATAGTGAGTGTTTTTATGTATCATAAATGACtaaagtttaaagttttgtCTTTTGTAAGACTATTGGAGgggttttcaaaaaaaaaaaaaaaaacttgagcaTATTATGTGATTGTAATTACTGGTATTAATACAACTAGAATGGATAATTTTTTCCACATCCTGTTCCTCTTTTCTGAAGAAGAACAGGGGAAATAGAGTTGTTTTAGCTGTCAAATTAAATCATCGTTGATGACATTCCCAGTTTTCAAGCTGATGCTAGAGAGATTACCCTTCACTTGGGTGAGACTTTGAAGGATCTCTGTTTGTCAGGAAGAGTAGTGGATGTTATGCCATGCACGGGTTCAAGTAGAATCGGAAACTTATTCTCTTCTTTTGCAAGACTACGGGAAAAAAATTCATTGGCAAATGATAATTGTTGGATGTGTTCCCAGTGAATATCTAAATGTTAAATTGTTGATTTTATATGCAAGGGCAGGAGATTTTAATCTAGCCCATATTCTTTTTGAGAAGGTACAAATGAAAAGCTCGGTCATGGAATTCGATGATTGCAGGCTATATGCAGAAAGGGTTGGAAGAGGTGGGCTTGAGCATGTTCCATAAGATGAGAAAAAATGGTTTGATACCAGACCACTATACTTTGCATCAGTCTTTAGGGCTTGTGCTGCTTTAGCAATCCTGGAACAGGGCAGGCAAGCCCATGCGCTCTAGATCAAGTGTCAAATGAGTGGAAACCTTGTAGTTCATAGTGCTCTCATGGATAAGCTTGGTTTAAACTCTTAGCCTGTACTTCATCCTCAGTGTCCTGCATgctattttcttataattagaGGAGATAAACATTGTTATAGTCATTATATTTCCTCTAATGGTTAGGAAAGGCCTATATGTCAAATCTGTACGAAAGATTCAGAGGGATCTTTGCCATTGAATTATACTGAGGATCTTTTGGAGATTGAGTAAATATTCAGATCATATTGAGATGATGCTGGAAATTGTTCAAGAGTCAAACTTCACAGTGAATGTctgaactttttttttgaatgtatTGGAGTTAGTGCATACTGGCACTTGGTAAGTCATATCCATTGAAATGCCATTTCTTCCACCTGAGTTCTTTATGTCTTTTGATGTTCTGAGTTAGCAAATTAGACAATTTGATCTTGTTGCAACTTTTACTTACCATTTCTACATTCAATTATTGCGTCAATGTAAAGTTCATAACTCAAGTTCACTCTTTTCTGGTGTCTAGCATTCTAAAGTTCTAGATTCCTTCCAGCATGAATATGACATTGGTGGTTTGTAAAACAGATTCTTTATTGCCCAAATTCTCCATATAAGTTGGGTGACTGTCTTTATCTTCAATTTATATGGCATGCTTAATCGAGGCTTGGTAGGTGTTCTGATTCGTTgctggaaaaatatgaagaggAATTCAACATGTTctattgaatttttgaaaagacgAAAAAGAAAATTCCGTACCCTCTGTTTGATTATTGTCCATGTAAGAGAATATTGAAATACACATGATGGAAATTGAACCAAGCTTCAACCGAGTAAAGAAATTCTAAATTCTGGTTACCTTTAattgttttggttttttttttcagttgtcTTTTGGGTGTATTTAGTTTGTTCCTTTTGGTATTTTGCTGGCAGCCTTGGCATCAAGGTTGGCATTTGAAGATCCTGTTTTCAATTACCATAATGATCTCCTTTACGCAAAACTGTTTTGGGAAATAGATTAGAACTCGATACTGATTTAGTAAATCTGACACTGCTACTCATCCTGCTTGAACATTCGGTGGATGTAAACATTACCTGTCTTTCTCATTCTTTTCTAATTGGCATTTTCGTGCAGAAGTGTTGCAGTTATAAGATCAAGTAAAGACATTAGATATGCATTGGATTGAATTGTTAAACATGATGGAGAAAAATTGCCACGCTGGCCGTTGGCGAATCTTTCATCATTCAGACAAAAGCTTCGTACTGAGGCATATGAGAAGGTATGCTCTGTTGAAATTGGCCTTATACTCGAGAAACAGAGCTGCGTCTTGGTGTGGTATCAACTGCCTGAACATGCATATGATATTTGGTTTGCCATATACTACTTTGCAAGAATGCTAAATGACGATATTTTTCTTGTCAACCAAGGTGGATTCAATCTGGAAATTGACGATAAAATAAGTGCACTAATAATAGATTGTCAATAATACATTGTATAGATAAGCACAATGTACAAACATTCTTTTTTATTAAATGTACACAAACTTACATACAATAGGACAATAATGATTTGAAGAAATAAAGACTGGTTGTGTACCCACTTGAAATTCAATCTGGAAATTGACAAGGCTACAGACGCTTTGAACAAAACAAGTGGATGTGTCGCTTCAACCAAATTTTTACAATTATTCGAAATTTTGCATGAATCCAAGTGAAAAGTTGACGTAGAGGTTGATCCCCCAATGCCTTTTGCTGTAGCTTCATTTTGAGCCAGCAATGAATATTATCTGAAAAACAAAGgacaaaagcaaaaataaaaataaaaataaaaagacaaGACATAAATGAAATTCCAAACTCAAAGAGTTTACAATTAGATATTATTAGAAATTTAGTGTTGTATTTACTAGTTAATGACTTGCATCttctcaattaaaaaaaaaatcattctaaACTATTAatgaatatttcatattttcatTATACATATGGCTCTGTTAACATTTGCTTCGTTGTTAAGCACAGGTCATATTCTACAAGTAGTAATTAGAATAAGCATCCAGCAGGCCTTCCTTTGTTGTAGTTCTATAAGGAGCAATTATTTGACTTCAAAGATGATAGATACATAAAAAAATGTGTGAATAACCATACCTGATTAATACTAATTGGATATATGAACTTGAGGAATGTGTGATATTTGTTTCCAGTCATCTCTTGTTTTGTCAAAATAATGATCTCTCAACTTGGAGCAACGCCCAATATCCAATTTTTTGAGAGATGATATCCTTCCGAGGATGCGATGTGGTAGAATTTCAAGCTTTCCACAGCCCCAAAAATCTAACTCCTCCAGACGTGGCATGATAGAGAGAGCaacttcttcatcatcttcacttAAGTCTTCCCAACGTGTCCAATTGTAAAAGTTATGAAAACgtaattttctcaaattgcgAAATGCCACTGCTTCAGCTGAGATTGATGTCTCGGAGTTTGACAATGTACCAAGAGCATCACGACTGTTCGCATGCACTGCTTTTGTAATTCCGAAGAATTCCTTGCCCAAACATTCTAGCTTTCTCACTCCAATGAGCCCAAGTTCTTCTAGGGACGACAGCTTCCACAAGGCAGGCAAGGATGAGATATTGTAGGCCTCATTGATAATTAGCTTCGTCAAGTTATTGATGAGAGGCTTCGTCACAAGCCAACTTGGTAACTGGGTTCCTGGATACTTATCTAGCACAAGTTGTTGCAAGTTTGGAGGCAATTCTATGCTTTCAATGCAACTTGGAGTTTCCGTAAAGTGGGCCCCGAAGCTAAAGAGCAAATACATTTCGCGCATGTTGACCTTCTTTCCGAGTTCCGCACTCCCAAAATCTACTTCTCCTTCAATTTCAATGTGTAATATTTCCAGTTGGTTCAGGTCCTTCAAAATTGCCAAATCATCAGAGTTGCTCCTAACGACGAACCGAGTCAAACTACAAAGTGACGTCAGCTTCCCGAGTCCTTGTGGAATTTGGTTTAATTCAGAGGTCCCAAAATTGAAAAGGTACCTCAAGTGTACAAGGCTTTCAATCCTTTCAGGAAGGCAGCAAAGATTTTGACAAAGACTGAtatccaaaatttccagataaTATAGATCACATATAGCTTCTGGCAGTGCCACGAAACGATTCTGACTCAAGTCCAAGTGCCGAAGATGAATCAACCTTCCTATCTCTGCTGGGATTTCAACTATCACACAATGACGTAAGTCCAAGTGCCGAAGATGAATCAAGCTTCCTATCTCTGCTGGGATTTCAGGTAGCCAACAATGACTTAAAGTCAGAGTCCTCACGCACTTCAAAGTGCAAAACAGATTTCGGGGAACTAGTATTCCAAATTCAGAAAAAGTTAAAAAGCTCCGGAGCCTTCCAAAATCAACGCCTCGAGAACTAAACATCTCCTGCTTAGTGCCTTCCAAAATTGTTAGATGACGTGCTCTTTCACTGGATGAATTTCTTCCAGCTCCACCAAGTGCATGACATTCACtttttgtgagaaattgtgcAAAATCATGCACTATGTCATGCATCTTGCACACCATATATTCATGAAACAGAAAATCAGACTCTTTTCGTACTTCTTGAAAAAAGGAACGCATTGCCAAATTGTTGAAGTACTCATGGCCCACCGGTTCCAAGCGCTCGTCCTCTTCGTCTTGGGCGAACATAACCTTGTGCTATCCACAGCCTAATAAGGTTTTCTACATTTATCACATGATCTTTGGGAAAGACAGCACAATAGGAGAAGCAACTTTTCTGCTCTGGGGACAACTCGTTGTAGCTTAgataaaaatgagggaaaaggtCCATAGTTGCTTCCTTCAATTGCCATATCTCACTGTCCAAAACATCCTGCCATTGTTGTACGGTATCTTTGAACCGTAATAAGCTTCCCAGAGTCTTTGCAGCAAGTGGCAACCCCTTacatttttctgcaattttctgcccaatgctttcctttttcttagaccACTCTTCTGATCTTCCACCAAATGCTATCCTTTGCATTATTAGCCAACAATCAGAGTCGGACAGCAGAGCCATGTGGTGAGTATGAGTTGTTCCCACCGCTGCGGCCACTTCTAGACTCCTAGTTGTCACCAATATTACACTTCCGGGAGCACCATCCTTGAGAGAGTATTGGAAAGGTTTCCACTTTGAGTCTTCCTTTGTCCAGACATCATCTAGGACAAGCAGGAATCTCTTACCGGAAAAAGTTTCTTTCAACTGTTGGAGCAGTGGTTCCAACTCTGACGAATCAGGAGAACTCTTTCCTGGACTCTCAAGGGTTGCTCTGGCGATCCTTCTCTCATCGAAAGGATCTGATACGCAAACCCATTTTGTAAGTTCAAAATGGTTCTTCACTCTGACTCTATCATCATTGAAGAGCAGCTGGGCAAGTGTGGTCTTTCCACTACCCCCAGCCCCTACTACAGAGATAACTTGAACCCCATCTCTTCCTTGACTACTACTCTCAGATAATACTTGGTTACGTAAAGCATCCTTATCAGCTGCTCGACCATAGACCTCTGATTCGTCTATGATTGAGGTAGTCATAATTCGCTTAAAATCTTGAGAATCAGGAATCCCCCCAGTTGaaataaatttgaattgatCTGCCTCTTTCAAAGTTAATTCTAGCtgtccatttattttctttattttctgaGCTATATCACTACGCACAGGAAGTTGTTTGAGATAAGAACGGAGGGATGGAATAAAGGAACGAACCTTGTTCCGCAGTGTTGGCTGCGTTCTGGCATTCTTTgctttgtgaatcttgaagttcCATTCGTCCAGCACATCATCCATCTGATATGTTATGTCCTCAAGCTTTTCTAGCCAAATTCCAACACTTCTGTCCTTCAGCCTTCGTCTCTCTGCATCATGCAGCACTTTTTCAATGGTTGCCAACTTAGAGGAGATATTTGACACCTCCTCTTCAACCCCCATCACCAGGTTGACCTTCTCCCCAAGCTGCTTCACCAGAACATCAGCCAATACATCAATTATCGTTGGAACAATCAATTCAGCCattgccccttttttttttttggagcgtCGGCAATAAAATGTTGCAAGGATAGAATGCaatgatttggaaagaaatgttTTGTTGCAAACAGAAGCATGAAACAAAGGGCAAGGAGTGGTGGCTGAGGACctctgttttcaaactcggaccggaccggccggtcgaaccggtcgaaccgggaaccggccaggtagccggtccgagtcaACTTAGAAAACCGGAAATTTTAAAACTcggtcaaagccggtcaaaatccgggtttgaccgggtttgaccgggaaaaacccggtttttccggttcaacagtaattttttaaaaaaaaaattcaaactttataatattatgttttggccccctaaattgttaaaacttattcgtatacctcaaatatttgatactttataaatattgtcctacaatttgatgttatttttcaattaaattcataattttaattctaaacttgttaatatttattaaataatataaattgctacttgattgttctaatttctttgtattttcttgttaaatatatttgaaacatcaaatatgtatgaatatacctttattaatatcaatatattattagatatgatatatataatattttaatttttaaataatttttatttatgacgtcatccggttcgacccctatcgacccccggtcgaacccattgacccctgacccctgaccttggccgagtcgctatccggtccggttctgaaaacatagctgAGGACTTCTCCTATCCTACCACATCGTCATATACGCGTTTTCTTACTTGGTCTTCCCAGTCaacttttatttaattattgCTACTTGTAGGTAAGCGGATCCACATTCCCACTGGCAGCTCCCAACCAAGTGAATTGGCCAACGAGATACCACTGGAATGGGATAAAAAATATAGTAGCTCTTAGAATACAAAGAGAAAATGGTAAAGAAATAGCAGAATAATCTCCTCCACATGCATTCCCATTCTCCTCCAATAGTAAAGAGGAAGACAACTAAGCATCCCAATAATATACGAGACTTTTGCTATTACTTTAGTTATCGTAACGCCAAGAGGAGCCAGATTCAAAGACGTCCGTTTACTCAGAAGGACGGTCTCAACTTGTCCATtgtaaaaacgcgtatttcGGAATGAATATGAAAGTTTATGGAgagttttttgcatttaactttTTTAATAATGTCTATAATCA
The DNA window shown above is from Coffea arabica cultivar ET-39 chromosome 5e, Coffea Arabica ET-39 HiFi, whole genome shotgun sequence and carries:
- the LOC140004367 gene encoding disease resistance protein RGA2-like, with product MAELIVPTIIDVLADVLVKQLGEKVNLVMGVEEEVSNISSKLATIEKVLHDAERRRLKDRSVGIWLEKLEDITYQMDDVLDEWNFKIHKAKNARTQPTLRNKVRSFIPSLRSYLKQLPVRSDIAQKIKKINGQLELTLKEADQFKFISTGGIPDSQDFKRIMTTSIIDESEVYGRAADKDALRNQVLSESSSQGRDGVQVISVVGAGGSGKTTLAQLLFNDDRVRVKNHFELTKWVCVSDPFDERRIARATLESPGKSSPDSSELEPLLQQLKETFSGKRFLLVLDDVWTKEDSKWKPFQYSLKDGAPGSVILVTTRSLEVAAAVGTTHTHHMALLSDSDCWLIMQRIAFGGRSEEWSKKKESIGQKIAEKCKGLPLAAKTLGSLLRFKDTVQQWQDVLDSEIWQLKEATMDLFPHFYLSYNELSPEQKSCFSYCAVFPKDHVINVENLIRLWIAQGYVRPRRRGRALGTGGP
- the LOC113722710 gene encoding disease resistance protein RGA2-like, yielding MVCKMHDIVHDFAQFLTKSECHALGGAGRNSSSERARHLTILEGTKQEMFSSRGVDFGRLRSFLTFSEFGILVPRNLFCTLKCVRTLTLSHCWLPEIPAEIGSLIHLRHLDLRHCVIVEIPAEIGRLIHLRHLDLSQNRFVALPEAICDLYYLEILDISLCQNLCCLPERIESLVHLRYLFNFGTSELNQIPQGLGKLTSLCSLTRFVVRSNSDDLAILKDLNQLEILHIEIEGEVDFGSAELGKKVNMREMYLLFSFGAHFTETPSCIESIELPPNLQQLVLDKYPGTQLPSWLVTKPLINNLTKLIINEAYNISSLPALWKLSSLEELGLIGVRKLECLGKEFFGITKAVHANSRDALGTLSNSETSISAEAVAFRNLRKLRFHNFYNWTRWEDLSEDDEEVALSIMPRLEELDFWGCGKLEILPHRILGRISSLKKLDIGRCSKLRDHYFDKTRDDWKQISHIPQVHISN